The Anoxybacillus flavithermus genome has a segment encoding these proteins:
- a CDS encoding resolvase — protein sequence MNAIIYCRVSTTKEAQETSLQRQKEELQQLAKEYEMNVIKIIEEQASGYDIEREGIMELLDTMKQHRIDVVLVQDETRLGRGNAKIALLRCLQKEGIRVYTVSHRGELQLSEADSMVLEIISIVEEYQRKIHNLKIKRGMQRAVQNGYRPENNLRNIGENAGRDRKDVPIEDIVRLRQNGLTFTEIAATLRSFGYDVSKATVHRRYKEYEQLANNEKFLYDDTGEK from the coding sequence ATGAACGCGATTATTTATTGTCGTGTAAGTACGACAAAAGAGGCACAAGAAACATCGCTGCAAAGACAAAAAGAAGAGCTTCAGCAACTTGCTAAGGAATACGAAATGAATGTGATCAAGATCATTGAAGAACAGGCAAGTGGTTACGACATTGAACGTGAAGGAATTATGGAGTTGCTTGATACGATGAAACAACATCGCATTGACGTCGTTCTCGTTCAAGATGAAACAAGACTTGGACGAGGAAATGCAAAAATTGCTCTTCTTCGTTGTTTACAAAAGGAAGGGATTCGCGTATATACGGTAAGTCATCGCGGGGAGCTTCAATTATCAGAAGCAGACTCGATGGTGTTAGAGATTATTAGTATTGTTGAAGAATACCAAAGAAAGATACATAACTTAAAAATTAAACGTGGCATGCAACGAGCTGTCCAAAACGGATATCGTCCAGAAAACAATTTGCGCAACATTGGTGAAAACGCTGGACGCGATCGGAAAGATGTGCCGATTGAAGATATTGTTCGTTTACGCCAAAACGGCTTAACGTTTACAGAAATTGCGGCTACGCTTCGTTCGTTTGGTTATGACGTATCCAAAGCGACCGTGCATAGACGATACAAAGAATATGAGCAACTTGCCAACAATGAAAAGTTTTTGTATGATGATACGGGCGAGAAGTAA